The following are encoded together in the Candidatus Woesearchaeota archaeon genome:
- a CDS encoding flavin reductase family protein translates to MAVNFLQICGERQTILITCRHKEKDNVMAIDWHMPSSFEPELYVIAIGKQRFSCDMIRNSRVFVANFVPFSLKEKVLFCGRHSGRFMDKLKEAKLTKEEAEKVDCPRIKEAVAYLECEVVNELETGDHIIFIGKILKSDFKKRDKRIFHISGDEFVTTEN, encoded by the coding sequence ATGGCAGTAAATTTCTTGCAGATATGCGGTGAAAGGCAGACAATTCTCATTACATGCAGACATAAAGAAAAAGACAATGTAATGGCAATAGACTGGCACATGCCTTCTTCATTTGAGCCAGAGCTTTATGTGATTGCAATAGGCAAGCAGAGGTTCTCCTGCGATATGATCAGGAATTCCCGGGTTTTTGTCGCTAATTTCGTGCCTTTCAGCTTAAAAGAGAAAGTGCTGTTTTGCGGCAGGCATTCCGGAAGATTCATGGATAAACTCAAAGAGGCAAAATTAACAAAAGAGGAAGCAGAGAAGGTTGACTGCCCCAGAATAAAAGAAGCTGTTGCATACCTTGAATGCGAGGTTGTGAATGAGCTTGAAACAGGCGACCATATTATCTTCATAGGAAAAATCCTGAAATCTGATTTTAAAAAGAGAGATAAGAGAATATTTCATATAAGCGGAGATGAATTTGTTACGACTGAAAATTAA